A region of Drosophila mauritiana strain mau12 chromosome 3L, ASM438214v1, whole genome shotgun sequence DNA encodes the following proteins:
- the LOC117140686 gene encoding glycerol-3-phosphate phosphatase, whose product MSRGGAIDLTGLSGEQVSEWLQSFDTVLCDGDGTIWQDDTAIAGAPDVVNALQDRFDKKVYLITNNGLKTRQELFERSQRLGFHLPSDRHIISPTAAIADYLVGSPQFDRTRHKVYVVGNAAIARELRQHGIDSYGAGGTEELPAGDKWPDFVAREFGNPEAARNVGAVVVGWDEYFSYCKMARACHILCSNPDAAFLVTNRDAVHKYPAFCIPGTGAFVAGIEACSEREALEMGKPNPLVLEPLTKAEGLRTERTLMIGDCLKIDVGFASNCGMLSLLVGTGRYNNLSDVRREKDRLPQPDFYLPRLSDLLNLL is encoded by the exons ATGTCCAGAGGCGGTGCTATCGACTTGACCGGCCTATCCGGGGAGCAGGTGAGCGAGTGGCTCCAAAGTTTCGACACGGTTCTCTGCGACGGCGACG GCACCATTTGGCAGGATGACACGGCCATCGCGGGTGCTCCGGATGTGGTGAATGCCCTGCAGGATCGCTTTGACAAAAAAGTGTACCTGATTACCAACAATGGACTGAAGACGCGACAGGAGCTCTTTGAGCGCTCCCAGCGCCTTGGCTTCCATTTACCCAGCGACCGACACATCATATCGCCTACGGCAGCCATTGCCGACTATCTGGTTGGGAGTCCGCAGTTCGACAGGACTCGGCATAAGGTCTATGTGGTGGGCAATGCGGCCATCGCGCGGGAATTAAGGCAGCACGGAATCGACAGCTACGGAGCCGGAGGAACAGAAGAACTGCCTGCGGGCGACAAATGGCCGGACTTTGTGGCACGCGAGTTTGGGAACCCCGAGGCGGCGAGGAACGTGGGTGCCGTGGTGGTCGGCTGGGATGAGTACTTCAGCTACTGCAAGATGGCCCGTGCCTGTCACATCCTGTGCAGTAATCCCGACGCCGCCTTTTTGGTCACCAACCGGGATGCCGTGCACAAGTATCCAGCCTTCTGTATTCCCGGCACTGGAGCTTTTGTGGCCGGAATAGAGGCCTGTTCGGAGCGGGAAGCCCTCGAGATGGGCAAGCCAAATCCATTGGTCCTTGAGCCCCTTACCAAGGCCGAGGGACTACGTACGGAGCGAACGCTTATGATTGGTGACTG CCTCAAAATTGATGTCGGTTTCGCCAGCAATTGTGGCATGCTATCGCTTCTGGTAGGCACGGGTCGATACAATAATCTCTCGGATGTCCGGCGGGAAAAAGACAGGCTGCCCCAGCCGGACTTTTATCTGCCCCGGCTGAGCGATCTGCTGAACCTTTTATGA
- the LOC117140684 gene encoding glycerol-3-phosphate phosphatase, producing the protein MSCNFARFSRQAAINMYKQSCTNLLELSSAKVTEWLASFDSVITDCDGVLWIYGQALEGSVDVMNQLKGMGKSIYFCTNNSTKTRSELLKKGVELGFHIKENGIISTAHATAAYLKRRNFNKRVFVIGSEGITKELDAVGIEHTEVGPEPMKGSLAEFMAQHLKLDTDIGAVVVGFDEHFSFPKMMKAASYLNDPECLFVATNTDERFPMPNMIVPGSGSFVRAIQTCAERDPVVIGKPNPAICESLVREKKIDPSRTLMIGDRANTDILLGFNCGFQTLLVGSGIHQLKDVERWKLSQDPEEKKLIPDVYLPKLGDLLPSIVDSLTALK; encoded by the exons ATGAGTTGTAACTTCGCCAGATTTTCGCGACAGGCAGCTATCAACATGTACAAGCAGTCGTGCACCAATCTCCTGGAATTGTCCTCCGCCAAGGTGACCGAGTGGCTAGCCAGCTTCGACAGTGTAATAACCGACTGCGATG GTGTCCTTTGGATCTATGGCCAGGCCCTGGAAGGCTCTGTGGATGTAATGAACCAGTTGAAGGGTATGGGAAAGTCGATCTACTTTTGCACTAACAACTCGACGAAGACCAGGTCGGAACTTCTCAAGAAAGGCGTCGAGCTGGGCTTTCATATCAAGGAGAATGGCATTATATCGACAGCCCATGCCACAGCTGCGTATCTGAAACGACGGAACTTCAACAAGCGGGTATTCGTGATCGGAAGCGAGGGAATCACCAAGGAACTGGACGCCGTGGGCATTGAGCACACTGAGGTGGGCCCGGAACCCATGAAGGGATCGCTGGCCGAGTTCATGGCACAGCATTTAAAACTGGACACGGACATCGGAGCCGTGGTTGTTGGCTTCGATGAGCACTTCAGTTTTCCCAAGATGATGAAGGCCGCTTCGTACCTAAACGACCCGGAGTGTCTGTTCGTGGCTACCAATACGGATGAGCGTTTCCCCATGCCCAATATGATCGTACCAGGCAGCGGGAGCTTCGTGCGGGCCATTCAAACCTGTGCGGAGCGGGATCCTGTAGTGATCGGGAAGCCAAATCCTGCCATTTGTGAGTCTCTGGTCAGGGAGAAGAAGATCGATCCATCAAGAACTCTGATGATCGGAGATCGAGCCAATACGGACATACTTCTTGGCTTCAATTGCGGGTTCCAGACCCTGCTCGTAGGTTCCGGAATCCATCAGCTGAAGGACGTGGAGCGTTGGAAGCTAAGCCAGGATCCCGAGGAGAAGAAGCTCATACCAGACGTGTACCTGCCCAAGTTGGGAGATCTGTTGCCATCGATCGTGGACAGCCTGACGGCCTTGAAATGA
- the LOC117140964 gene encoding mediator of RNA polymerase II transcription subunit 19 gives MMSNYGNMMDSPKSSPHGGGRSPVVARQDSSGTLKTTISLGKTPTIIHTGPFYSMKEPPAKAELTGDKDLMTEYGLHHTLTKFKEKKFKESLASFLQNIPGINDLITHPVENSTLRSVIEKPPIGGKELLPLTPVQLAGFRLHPGPLPEQYRTTYVTPARKHKNKHKKQKHKDGVTTGQESTLLDSAGLETYEKKHKKQKRHEDDKERKKRKKEKKRKKKNQSPEPGMGMLPGGAGLGGAAGVMGATSLGSLGGGPGPGLSSLSASMGPGVVGNMNSFSSSMQMQQQQQMPMQQQQMSSGGLLGSVLGTSGGPGGGGGGGGGGGGGGGSLLMSQF, from the exons ATGATGAGCAACTACGGCAACATGATGGACTCACCGAAGTCATCGCCCCACGGCGGCGGCCGATCACCCGTGGTGGCCCGTCAAGACTCCTCCGGCACCCTGAAAACGACCATTTCGCTGGGCAAGACGCCCACGATCATTCACACGGGGCCATTTTACTCCATGAAGGAACCGCCCGCCAAGGCAGAACTTACCGGCGACAAGGATCTCATGACCGAGTACGGACTGCACCACACACTCACCAAGTTCAAGGAGAAGAAGTTCAAGGAGTCGCTGGCCTCGTTTCTGCAGAACATCCCCGGCATTAACGACCTCATCACGCATCCCGTGGAGAATAGCACGCTGCGGAGCGTGATCGAAAAGCCGCCCATTGGTGGAAAGGAGCTTCTTCCGCTGACCCCCGTGCAGCTGGCCGGATTCCGCCTGCATCCCGGACCG CTGCCGGAACAGTATCGTACCACATATGTCACACCTGCGCgtaaacacaaaaacaaacacaaaaagcaaaaacacaAAGACGGCGTGACCACGGGACAGGAATCCACGCTGCTCG ACTCGGCCGGCCTGGAGACTTACGAGAAAAAGCACAAGAAGCAGAAACGCCATGAGGACGACAAGGAGCGTAAGAAGCGCAAAAAGGAGAAGAAGcgtaaaaagaaaaaccagaGCCCCGAACCGGGCATGGGTATGCTGCCCGGTGGAGCGGGCTTGGGCGGAGCAGCGGGTGTAATGGGAGCCACTAGTCTGGGATCGCTGGGAGGAGGACCTGGTCCCGGGCTGTCCAGCCTTAGTGCCAGTATGGGACCTGGCGTTGTGGGGAACATGAACAGCTTCTCCTCATCgatgcagatgcagcagcaacagcagatgcccatgcagcaacagcagatgTCAAGTGGCGGTCTGCTGGGATCTGTGCTGGGCACGAGCGGCGGTCCaggtggcggcggcggaggaggaggtgggggcggcggcggcggtgggaGCCTGCTTATGTCGCAGTTCTAG
- the LOC117140712 gene encoding dihydrolipoyl dehydrogenase, mitochondrial produces the protein MQFTLRHVVSAVAKTPLRTNAAILGALNARCYSSTHEADIVVIGSGPGGYVAAIKAAQMGMKTVSVEKEATLGGTCLNVGCIPSKALLNNSHYYHMAHSGDLENRGISCGSVSLDLEKLMGQKSNAVKALTGGIAMLFKKNKVTQLTGFGSIVNPNEVEVKKSDGSTETVKTKNILIATGSEVTPFPGIEIDEEVIVSSTGALKLAKVPKHLVVIGAGVIGLELGSVWSRLGAEVTAIEFMDTIGGVGIDNEVSKTFQKVLTKQGLKFKLGTKVTAASRSGDNVTVSVENAKSGEKEEIQCDALLVSVGRRPYTEGLGLEAVGIVKDDRGRIPVNATFQTVVPNIYAIGDCIHGPMLAHKAEDEGLITIEGINGGHVHIDYNCVPSVVYTHPEVAWVGKSEEQLKQEGVAYKVGKFPFLANSRAKTNNDTDGFVKVLADQATDKILGTHIIGPGAGELINEAVLAMEYGAAAEDVARVCHAHPTCSEALREANVAAAFGKPINF, from the exons ATGCAGTTCACGCTCCGTCATGTTGTTTCGGCAGTAGCCAAG ACTCCTCTGCGCACTAATGCCGCCATTCTGGGTGCCCTTAACGCTCGCTGCTACTCCAGCACCCACGAGGCGGACATCGTGGTGATTGGCTCCGGACCCGGTGGCTATGTCGCCGCCATCAAGGCCGCCCAGATGGGCATGAAGACGGTCAGCGTGGAGAAGGAGGCAACTCTGGGCGGCACCTGCCTGAATGTTGGCTGCATTCCCTCAAAGGCGCTGCTGAACAACTCCCACTACTACCACATGGCCCACTCTGGTGATCTGGAGAATCGTGGTATTAGCTGCGGTAGCGTTAGCCTGGATCTGGAGAAGCTTATGGGCCAAAAGTCGAACGCCGTGAAGGCTTTGACCGGTGGCATTGCCATGCTCTTCAAGAAGAACAAGGTGACACAGCTGACGGGCTTCGGCAGCATCGTCAATCCCAACGAGGTGGAGGTTAAGAAATCCGACGGCTCCACGGAGACTGTCAAGACCAAGAACATCCTCATCGCCACCGGCTCGGAGGTTACCCCCTTCCCTGGCATTGAA ATCGACGAGGAAGTTATTGTGAGCAGCACTGGCGCCCTGAAGCTGGCCAAGGTGCCCAAGCATCTGGTTGTTATCGGCGCCGGTGTCATTGGTCTGGAGCTGGGTTCGGTATGGTCGCGTCTGGGCGCTGAGGTCACTGCCATTGAGTTCATGGACACGATCGGCGGCGTGGGCATCGATAACGAAGTCTCCAAGACGTTCCAAAAGGTGCTCACAAAGCAGGGACTTAAGTTCAAGCTGGGCACCAAGGTGACGGCTGCCTCTCGCAGCGGCGACAACGTTACCGTGTCCGTGGAGAACGCCAAGTCTGGCGAGAAAGAGGAGATCCAGTGCGACGCCCTGCTGGTCAGTGTTGGACGTCGTCCCTACACCGAAGGTCTGGGTCTGGAGGCCGTGGGCATTGTTAAGGATGACCGCGGCAGGATCCCCGTCAACGCCACTTTCCAAACTGTGGTGCCCAACATTTACGCCATCGGCGACTGCATCCACGGACCCATGTTGGCGCACAAGGCTGAAGATGAGGGCCTCATCACCATTGAGGGCATCAACGGCGGCCACGTGCACATCGACTACAACTGCGTGCCCAGTGTAGTCTACACGCATCCCGAGGTCGCGTGGGTTGGCAAGAGCGAGGAGCAACTGAAGCAGGAGGGCGTTGCCTACAAGGTGGGCAAGTTCCCCTTCCTGGCCAACTCTCGTGCCAAGACCAACAACGACACCGACGGTTTCGTCAAGGTTCTGGCCGACCAGGCCACCGATAAGATCCTGGGAACCCACATTATCGGACCTGGTGCCGGCGAGCTCATTAACGAGGCTGTGCTGGCCATGGAGTACGGAGCCGCTGCCGAGGACGTTGCCCGCGTTTGCCATGCGCATCCA ACATGTTCCGAGGCCCTGCGTGAGGCTAATGTGGCAGCTGCCTTTGGCAAACCCATCAACTTCTAA
- the LOC117140022 gene encoding tryptophan--tRNA ligase — translation MFRFGKLHRSLSKVAKKGRTAVYFQSRCVQSRSFLPGLASRTAGTPSATAQVTGGNKHQVQTHGNSGNSGHEEHNSRWPRKIFSGIQPTGSLHLGNYLGAVRKWVELQNARDDVTVCIVDLHSITMPHNPPLLRENIFTMAATLLACGIDPTKSTLFVQSAVAEHAEFNWILSSLTTMPRLAQLPQFREKSRLLKDVPLGLYVYPVLQAADIMLYKATHVPVGADQIQHIQLAQHLSRIYNGRYGETFPVCTAIIEDGDASRVLSLRDPSKKMSKSEANPKATINLCDSPDLITQKIKKAVTDFTSDITYNPGKRAGVSNLVNIHAQVTGQSIKTVVNEAATLDTAKYKDRVAEAVVEHLRPIREQIHHHMTKRNEMIYLLEVGAEKARQQARQTLNDVKQRLGLGTSANIPAAVHVAPLLPAPDISKTSASRRMSKDFDGNVHERHERMYGFGDQPSGGAGQSTTGEMADMPQAVPPRVIRRAPIVPTQTMRVEKQLGTTRTRHVFQMDTCNAPHIGFKPPPGFSSSMVTGGIAKNKRATVKPVTGHLGFGQQSQGGSYKHSQNVNPSAVSTIAREVNAAKKQEFTCNPALYGSALESLSNSSRSSEKTNSTAGDSEFIIVPNEEEEQASFEEQREEAEEEESAEREREKGERNATEATKVEI, via the exons ATGTTCCGATTTGGCAAGCTCCACCGCAGTCTGTCTAAGGTGGCCAAAAAGGGACGGACAGCTGTGTATTTCCAGAGCCGTTGCGTTCAGTCGAGGAGTTTCTTGCCGGGATTGGCTAGTAGGACGGCTGGAACGCCCTCTGCGACGGCCCAAGTAACCGGTGGGAACAAGCACCAGGTACAGACCCATGGTAATTCTGGTAACAGTGGCCACGAAGAA CATAACAGCCGCTGGCCGAGGAAAATCTTCAGTGGCATCCAGCCGACGGGTTCCCTGCATCTGGGTAATTATCTCGGCGCCGTGCGCAAGTGGGTGGAGCTGCAGAATGCCCGTGACGATGTCACCGTCTGTATTGTGGATTTGCACTCTATTACCATGCCCCACAATCCGCCGCTTCTGCGAGAGAATATCTTCACCATGGCCGCCACGTTGCTGGCATGTGGAATCGATCCCACCAAGAGCACGCTCTTCGTCCAGTCAGCCGTTGCCGAGCACGCCGAGTTCAACTGGATCCTTAGCTCCTTGACCACCATGCCGCGATTGGCTCAACTGCCGCAGTTCCGGGAGAAGTCCCGTCTTCTAAAGGATGTCCCTCTGGGATTGTACGTTTACCCGGTTCTTCAAGCAGCAGACATCATGCTTTACAA GGCCACTCATGTTCCTGTTGGCGCTGATCAGATTCAGCACATTCAGCTGGCCCAGCATTTGTCCAGAATTTATAACGGCCGCTATGGCGAGACCTTCCCTGTTTGCACCGCCATTATTGAGGATGGGGATGCCTCCCGTGTGCTGTCCCTGCGAGATCCCTCCAAAAAGATGTCTAAGTCGGAGGCGAATCCCAAGGCCACCATCAACTTATGTGACTCGCCCGACTTGATAACGCAGAAGATAAAGAAAGCCGTCACAGACTTTACATCGGACATTACCTATAATCCTGGCAAGCGAGCTGGCGTCAGCAATCTGGTCAACATTCATGCCCAGGTCACGGGACAGAGCATTAAGACAGTGGTGAACGAGGCCGCCACTTTGGACACGGCAAAGTATAAGGACCGTGTGGCGGAGGCTGTGGTCGAGCACTTGCGTCCGATCCGTGAACAGATACACCATCACATGACGAAGCGCAACGAGATGATCTACTTGCTGGAAGTGGGTGCAGAAAAGGCACGTCAGCAGGCACGTCAAACGTTGAACGATGTCAAACAGCGCCTAGGGCTAGGCACCAGTGCCAACATTCCGGCTGCGGTGCATGTGGCTCCACTTCTGCCCGCACCCGATATTTCCAAAACCTCGGCAAGCAGGCGAATGTCCAAGGACTTCGATGGGAATGTCCACGAGCGCCACGAACGGATGTACGGATTCGGAGATCAGCCAAGCGGAGGAGCTGGTCAGTCAACCACCGGCGAGATGGCGGATATGCCACAGGCCGTTCCACCGCGGGTGATCCGTCGGGCGCCCATCGTTCCCACTCAGACCATGCGCGTGGAGAAACAACTCGGTACCACTCGAACTCGACACGTTTTCCAGATGGACACCTGCAATGCTCCGCATATTGGGTTCAAACCGCCGCCAGGATTTTCGTCCAGCATGGTCACCGGAGGTATAGCTAAGAACAAGCGCGCGACAGTTAAACCCGTAACTGGCCATCTGGGATTCGGCCAACAATCGCAGGGTGGCTCTTACAAGCACAGCCAGAACGTGAATCCCAGCGCGGTATCCACCATTGCACGGGAAGTAAACGCTGCCAAGAAGCAAGAGTTCACTTGCAACCCCGCTTTGTACGGCTCTGCCTTAGAATCGCTTTCCAATTCAAGTCGCTCGAGCGAGAAAACTAACTCTACGGCAGGAGACAGTGAGTTCATAATTGTCCCgaacgaggaggaggagcaggcaTCCTTTGAGGAGCAACGCGAAGAAGCTGAAGAGGAGGAGTCCGCGGAACGTGAAAGGGAGAAAGGCGAGCGTAATGCCACAGAAGCTACCAAAGTCGAGATTTAA
- the LOC117140023 gene encoding cationic amino acid transporter 2, with the protein MTAMEEFAEYYGMPSWSVTNAFRVLTRKKPLEDSNESKLAKVLSAFDLTALGIGSTLGVGVYVLAGEVSKQYAGPAVVVSFLIAAIASIFAGLCYAEFGARVPKAGSAYIYSYVTIGEFIAFLIGWNLILEYAIGSASVVKGLSTYLDQLCGNPMSSFLGTHMPLNIEGMGAYPDLFAFVVTILFSLAIAVGAKESTRVNNVFTMLNLGVVLFVIIAGLFKVSSSNWSIPKSQVPEGYGEGGFMPYGVSGIIKGAAVCFYGFIGFDCIATAGEEAKNPKKSIPFAVIVSLAMIFLAYFGVSTVLTMMLPYFEQDEKAPLPHVFRINGWHVAEYVVSIGAMFGLCSSMMGAMFPLPRIVFAMSNDGLLFKFLGDISEKYKTPFKGTMITGLLTGILAAVFNLSQLVNMMSIGTLLAYSMVASCVLMLRYEVDDRRESRIVANGRATGLEQDRPCALWRRIFNLNGQTVPTKQTSRIVTYSVTLFSLWCMVFSQILTKFEEDLANVTSFDGIKLVLGTIPLAVLLLVISRQPTSGVKLSFKVPLVPWLPGISILINIYLMIKLDILTWIRFSIWIAIGLAIFLAYGIRHSRLRQREQRNNSIAMMRDCSNSALLGGQENSKYSNEVPLILMHSTS; encoded by the exons AAGCCCCTGGAGGACTCGAATGAATCCAAATTGGCCAAGGTCTTATCCGCCTTCGATCTTACCGCCCTGGGAATCGGATCGACGTTGGGTGTGGGCGTTTATGTCCTAGCTGGCGAAGTGTCCAAGCAGTATGCCGGTCCTGCCGTGGTCGTAAGCTTCCTCATCGCTGCCATCGCCTCGATTTTCGCCGGACTGTGCTATGCGGAGTTCGGAGCTCGCGTTCCAAAGGCGGGATCGGCGTACATCTACAGCTATGTGACCATTGGCGAGTTTATCGCCTTCCTCATCGGCTGGAATCTCATTCTCGAATACGCAATTG GCTCTGCCAGTGTCGTCAAGGGTTTAAGCACCTATCTCGATCAGCTTTGCGGCAATCCGATGAGCAGTTTCCTGGGCACCCACATGCCCCTCAATATCGAGGGAATGGGTGCCTATCCGGATCTGTTTGCCTTCGTGGTGACCATACTTTTTTCCCTGGCCATTGCAGTGGGAGCCAAGGAGTCCACCAGGGTCAACAATGTTTTCACCATGCTTAATCTTGGAGTCGTGTTGTTCGTCATTATTGCGGGTCTTTTTAAAG TTTCCAGCAGCAACTGGTCCATTCCAAAATCTCAGGTACCCGAGGGCTACGGCGAGGGTGGATTTATGCCCTACGGAGTTTCGGGCATAATTAAGGGAGCTGCAGTTTGTTTTTACGGCTTTATTGGCTTCGACTGCATTGCCACAGCTGGAGAGGAGGCCAAGAACCCCAAGAAGTCCATACCATTTGCTGTGATCGTCTCGCTGGCCATGATCTTCCTGGCCTACTTTGGAGTGTCCACAGTGCTGACCATGATGCTGCCCTATTTTGAGCAGGACGAAAAGGCTCCGCTGCCCCATGTCTTCCGGATAAACGGCTGGCATGTGGCCGAGTATGTTGTCAGTATTGGAGCGATGTTTGGACTGTGCTCCAGCATGATGGGAGCCATGTTCCCGCTGCCAAGGATAGTATTTGCCATGTCCAACGATGGATTGCTGTTCAAATTTCTCGGAGACATTAGCGAGAAGTACAAGACGCCGTTCAAGGGAACCATGATCACAGGTCTGCTGACTGGAATTCTGGCGGCCGTTTTCAATCTCAGCCAACTGGTGAACATGATGTCCATTGGCACTTTGTTGGCCTATTCCATGGTGGCCAGTTGTGTCCTTATGCTCCGCTACGAAGTGGACGATCGACGTGAGAGCCGCATTGTGGCAAACGGACGTGCCACGGGTCTCGAGCAGGATCGTCCGTGTGCCCTCTGGAGGCGGATATTTAACCTAAATGGTCAGACAGTACCCACAAAGCAGACTTCAAGGATCGTGACCTACAGTGTCACGCTGTTCT CTCTTTGGTGCATGGTTTTCTCGCAGATTCTGACCAAGTTCGAGGAGGATCTGGCTAACGTGACGTCCTTCGATGGTATTAAGTTGGTGCTGGGCACCATACCCCTTGCAGTACTGCTCCTGGTCATCTCGCGCCAGCCAACATCAGGAGTGAAATTGTCGTTCAAGGTGCCCTTGGTTCCCTGGCTACCCGGCATTTCCATTCTGATCAACATTTACCTGATGATCAAGTTGGACATACTCACATGGATTCGCTTCAGTATATGGATCGCCATAGGCCTGGCAATCTTCCTGGCCTATGGCATCCGTCACAGCCGTCTGAGGCAGCGGGAACAGCGCAACAATTCTATTGCCATGATGCGGGACTGTAGCAATTCGGCGTTGTTGGGCGGTCAGGAGAACTCAAAATACAGCAACGAGGTGCCCCTGATATTGATGCACAGTACATCctaa